CGCGAGTACGTGATCGGCCAGGGCGGCATCTCGCTGCTGGACGAGGACTCGGGCGAGGCGGCCGCGCTGCCCGAGGTGCCGCAGCTGCCCTTCTCCAGCTATTACGGGCTGCTCTCGCGCTCCCCGGCACGCCAGAGCCCGGTCATCGAGACGGCGCTGCAGGACGGGGGGCACCTGCCCCGGTCCCCTCGCATCCCGAAGGAGTAGCGGATGCGCATGAACGACCCGTCGTCCCCGGCCGGTGACGGCACAGCCGCATGGCCCGCCACCCTGGAGAACGCCCAGTGGGCGCCGGCCATCGAGCAGTTCTGCCAGGCCACCGGGCTCACCGCCTGCATCTACGATGCATCGGGGAAGCGCGTGGCCGGTCCGCTCTACTGCACCCCGCTGAGCGCGCTGCTGGTGGGCGCGGGGCTGTGGAGCCCCGCGGGGCCCGCGGACCGTGCCGAGGCCGAGCTGGTGCAGGAGGTGCTCCACACGCGCGAGCCGCTCTCGCGCCAGCTGTACGGCTCGCTGCGCGTGGACGCGCTTCCCCTGCTGGTGGGAGCGCGCCCCGTGGGCGCGGTGCTCTACGGCTGGGTGTTCGACCACTTCTCGGATCCCGTGGAGTGCGAGCGGCTGGGGCGCGCGCTGGGCATCGCGGGGCACACGCTGTGGAGCACTTCGCGCCTGCAGCAGCCGACGAGCGCGAGCCGCTTCGAGGTGGCAGGCACCCTGCTCAAGACGCTCGCCACGCAGAACCTCAACCAGCTCTCGGCGCTGAGCGCGATGCGGGAGCTCGCCCGGATGCGCGACGAGTTCCTGCTCGGCGTCTCCCATGAGCTGCGCACCCCGCTGCAGAGCCTGCGGCTGCGCATCGACCAGCTGCTGCGCACGCAGCTGGACGACCCGGAGAACATCCGCCGGCTGCTGCTGGCCATGAAGCGCAGCGTGGACGCCGAGGCGAAGCTGGTGGAGGACCTGCTCGAGGCCTCCCAGACGCTGAGCGGCAAGCTCACCGTGGAGCTGGAGCCGCTGCGGCTCGCCGCGATGGTGGCCGAGGCGATCGAGGCGTCGGAGCCTGCGGCGCACGCCAAGGGCATCACCCTGACCAGCAGCATTCCGCCCGCCTTCCACGGCGAGGTGCTGGGGGACGCGAGCCGGCTGCGCCAGGTGCTGTGGAACCTGCTGATCAACGCGCTGAAGTTCACGCCGGAGGGCGGCCGGGTGACGCTGCGGGTGAGCGAGTCCCCCGCCGGGGTGGAGCTCGCGGTGAGCGACACGGGCATCGGCATCCCCCGCGAGGTGCTGGGGCAGATCTTCGAGCCCTTCGCCCAGGGCAGCCTCACCCGCTCCCAGCGCAAGGGCGGACTCGGACTGGGGCTCGCCATCGCCCGGCACGTGGTGGAGCTGCACGGCGGCACCATCTCGGTGGCCAGCGAGGGTCCGGGAACGGGCGCAACCTTTACCGTGCGCCTCCCGGTGCGCGCGCGCGCAGGTGCCGCGTGGCGCGCCCCCTGAACGCCGGAGCACGCACCGCCGCGCGCCGCGCGCGGACGGCGGCTCAGTCCCGGGTGAAGCGCTCGACCAGCTCCGGGTGGCCGGAGAGGACGCGGTGGAGCTCCGCGCGCGTTCCGAGCGTGAAGTCCTGGAAGTCGAAGCCCGGGCTGACGGTGCAGCCGCACAGCGTGTAGCGCGCGCCGAGGGGCCTCGCCGCCTGCCAGGCGCCCGCGGGGACCACCACCTGGGGCAGCTCGGCCTCCGAGAAGCGGGTGCCCAGCACGTGGCGCGTGGGGGTGCCGTGGGCATCGACGATGTGGAGCTCCAGTGAGTCCCCGTCGTAGTGGTGCCACACCTCGTCCGAGGTCACCCGGTGGAACGCCGAGAAGGTACCCGCCGGCAGGAGGAAGTAGATGGCCGTGGACGCGGAGCGCGGAGCCCCGTGCGGGAGGCCCTCCAGCTGGAGTGGCGCGCGGAACGTCTCCCGGTAGAAGCCGCCCTCGGGATGGGGTGCGAGGCCGAGCTGCTCGACGAGGCGCCGGACCTCGTCTGTCAGGTCAGGCGCCGAAGGGGGAGGGGGAGGGCGTGCGGGCATGGAGAGCAGCGTGCCACGCTCGCCGCCGGTGGGGGACACGGGTTTCGCCGCGGGCGCGATCGCTTCAGGGCGCTGGCGCCGCCGCCGCGAGGCCGTCGGCGGCCCGCCCGATCTGCTCCAAGAGCTCGTTCTCCTCCTCGACGGACGTGTCGTGCTCGACTCCGGCGTACTCGCGCAGCTCCGCGGAGTACCCGGCCTGCCGCAGCTCGGCGATCGAGGCGCGCGCGCTCCGGGTCGGCACCGCGAGGTCGGCGGCGCCGTGGAAGGCCGAAACCGGCGGGAGCGTTGCCGGTCGAGACCGCGAGCTGAGCGCGGCCGATGGGTAGAGCGAGGGCGGGAGCAGGCCGCTGATGGGGAAGGCGGCCGCCAGCGCCTCGGGGTGGGTGACCGCCAGGGCGAAGGTCATGATGCCGCCCTGCGAGAAGCCGGTGACGAGCGGCTTTCCAATGGTGGGGCGGGCGGCGACCAGCGCGGCGAGCGCGACGGCGAGCCGATCCGCTTCCCGCGTCACCACGGGCGCTGCGACGTCCTCGCGGACGGAGTCGAACCAGAGGTACATGCCGCCGCGCGGGTGGCCATACGGGAGGATGAGGCGGGCGCGGCGGTGGTAACGCCCGAGAATCGGGAGCAGGCCCTCGGGGTTCCCGCCCATGGGATGCAGCGCGACGATCATCGGCACCCGCTCTTCAGGTCGGGCCCCGCCCGTCATGTGCTCGAGGTAGCGCACGCCCGCGATCTCGCCCCGGGTCGTGCTCCCCGCTTCCTCGGCCGGGGGCTGAGCCGCTGTTGACGGTGACTCCGCACCGGCGTCGAAAGCCGTCCGCGCGGTCGCAGCGTCCCGTGAGCGGCAGGCAGGAGCGGACAGGAGCGCCACGACGACCAGGGCCCAGGCCGTGGAACGGCGGTCGTCCGGGTGCCGGAAGCGAGACGGTGGAGTCGAGCGCAGCGTTCGCATTCAGCCAGACAGTGACCCGGGCATGGCCAGAGTTTCGGAGGTGCACCCGCGGTCAGGGCTCAGGGAGCTCCGGGTCGTCTCGCGGCGCGCGCCACGCGCGGTACTGCCCTCCAGGACGAGTCGGCGCGCACCCTACACGCCACCTGCCCGCAGCCCGCACGACCGCGAGCCGCGATGAGTTGCGCCGCAGGGGGGAGCGATGCACGTTGAGGGCGCGGAAGGGCGAGGCGAGCCTGCGGGCCGCGCGCGGAGGCCGGTCATGCAGCGCAACCGAGGTGCGTGATGGCCATCCACCCGCCCGAGCTGTTCTCCGTGGTGTGCCTCGCGCTGGTGCACCTGGGCGTGGGCCGCTTCGGCTTCAAGATCGGACCCCGCATCGACTCGGCCGCGGTGGGCTTCGCCCTCGGTTACGTGTTCCTCCACCTGCTCCCGGATGACGCCGAGCTGCAGCACCGCTTCGCCTCGCGGCTGCTGTTCCCCGGCCTGCAGCTGTGGCTCGTCGCGCTCTTCGGGCTGAGCGCGGTGATCGCCTATCTGGAGGCCGAGCGCGGGAGCAGGCGGCCGCGACGCGTCTACCTCCCGCTCCTCGCCTACAACCTGCTCCTCGGGGCCCTCATCGCGCGGGGCGACGCGGACTGGGCAGCAGTGCCGTTCCTGGTGGCGGGGCTCGGCGTGCACCTGGCTCACCTGGACCATGCCCTCTACCTGCGCGACGCCGCGGGCTGGCGCCGCTTCGGTCCGCTGCTCGCCGCTGCCGTGCTCGCGGGGTGGCTCGGTGCGCTCGTCGTGCACGTACCCCCCATCGTCCAGGCCCACGGCTTCGCGCTCGTCAGCGGGGCGGTGATTGCGCTCTCGTTCTTCGGCGAGCACGGCGGGCACGTCCACTTCGCGCCCCGGTGGCTCTTCGGCGGCGCCGTCGCCTCCGCGCTCGTGATCGCCGCGCTCGACGTGCTGCTGCACTGAGCCTCGGCGCACGGGCTCGAAGGCTTCGCCCGCCTCCCCGACCTGAAGGCGGGCAGCCGGTGGTTGCGCTGCAGCCACGCCCGTGCCCCCCTTTGGTGCGGTTGCCGCCCACCCGCATCGGCGTGATGGCTGCGCGCGCAGCAGACCCCAGCGCGGAGGCACCCCATGATGCACACGCAGACGGACACGCGGAC
This genomic interval from Aggregicoccus sp. 17bor-14 contains the following:
- a CDS encoding cell wall metabolism sensor histidine kinase WalK — protein: MNDPSSPAGDGTAAWPATLENAQWAPAIEQFCQATGLTACIYDASGKRVAGPLYCTPLSALLVGAGLWSPAGPADRAEAELVQEVLHTREPLSRQLYGSLRVDALPLLVGARPVGAVLYGWVFDHFSDPVECERLGRALGIAGHTLWSTSRLQQPTSASRFEVAGTLLKTLATQNLNQLSALSAMRELARMRDEFLLGVSHELRTPLQSLRLRIDQLLRTQLDDPENIRRLLLAMKRSVDAEAKLVEDLLEASQTLSGKLTVELEPLRLAAMVAEAIEASEPAAHAKGITLTSSIPPAFHGEVLGDASRLRQVLWNLLINALKFTPEGGRVTLRVSESPAGVELAVSDTGIGIPREVLGQIFEPFAQGSLTRSQRKGGLGLGLAIARHVVELHGGTISVASEGPGTGATFTVRLPVRARAGAAWRAP
- a CDS encoding alpha/beta hydrolase, with amino-acid sequence MIVALHPMGGNPEGLLPILGRYHRRARLILPYGHPRGGMYLWFDSVREDVAAPVVTREADRLAVALAALVAARPTIGKPLVTGFSQGGIMTFALAVTHPEALAAAFPISGLLPPSLYPSAALSSRSRPATLPPVSAFHGAADLAVPTRSARASIAELRQAGYSAELREYAGVEHDTSVEEENELLEQIGRAADGLAAAAPAP
- a CDS encoding cupin domain-containing protein, translating into MPARPPPPPSAPDLTDEVRRLVEQLGLAPHPEGGFYRETFRAPLQLEGLPHGAPRSASTAIYFLLPAGTFSAFHRVTSDEVWHHYDGDSLELHIVDAHGTPTRHVLGTRFSEAELPQVVVPAGAWQAARPLGARYTLCGCTVSPGFDFQDFTLGTRAELHRVLSGHPELVERFTRD